The Streptomyces seoulensis genome contains a region encoding:
- a CDS encoding response regulator transcription factor, with protein MTRVLLAEDDASISEPLARALRREGYEVEVREDGPSALDAGLQGGVDLVVLDLGLPGMDGLEVARRLRADGHTVPILILTARADEVDTVVGLDAGADDYVTKPFRLAELLARVRALLRRGSAEPQQPPATHGVRIDVESHRAWMGEEELQLTAKEFDLLRVLVRDAGRVVTRDQLMREVWDTTWWSSTKTLDMHISWLRKKLGDDAANPRYIATVRGVGFRFEKS; from the coding sequence ATGACCCGTGTACTGCTCGCCGAGGACGACGCGTCCATCTCGGAGCCGCTGGCCCGCGCTCTGCGCCGGGAAGGTTACGAGGTCGAGGTGCGCGAGGACGGCCCCAGCGCGCTCGACGCCGGACTGCAGGGCGGCGTCGACCTCGTCGTGCTGGACCTGGGCCTGCCCGGCATGGACGGCCTGGAGGTCGCCCGCCGACTGCGTGCCGACGGCCACACCGTGCCGATCCTGATCCTGACCGCGCGGGCCGACGAGGTGGACACCGTCGTCGGGCTCGACGCGGGCGCCGACGACTACGTCACCAAGCCCTTCCGCCTCGCCGAGCTGCTGGCCCGCGTCCGGGCCCTGCTGCGGCGCGGCTCGGCCGAGCCCCAGCAGCCGCCGGCCACGCACGGTGTGCGGATCGACGTCGAGTCGCACCGCGCCTGGATGGGCGAGGAGGAGCTCCAGCTCACGGCCAAGGAGTTCGACCTGCTGCGGGTGCTGGTGCGGGACGCGGGGCGGGTCGTCACGCGTGACCAGCTCATGCGGGAGGTCTGGGACACGACGTGGTGGTCCTCCACCAAGACGCTGGACATGCACATCTCGTGGCTCCGCAAGAAGCTCGGGGACGACGCGGCGAACCCTCGGTACATCGCCACGGTGCGCGGCGTGGGCTTCAGGTTCGAGAAGAGCTGA
- a CDS encoding ATP-binding protein, producing the protein MRRRLIQSTLAVVLVVIAVFGVSLVIVETRTISNSAQERVESEAVRLASIVDSRILAAENVNADVLRNPVSKDQYAVIRMPGRTPIEIGSKPEGDVIHSTQHGEEGETVTVQEPRSAVTREVGRTLLIIGLVALLAVIAAVLLAVRQANRLASPLTDLAETAERLGSGDPRPRHKRYSVPELDRVADVLDSSAERIGRMLTAERRLAADASHQLRTPLTALSMRLEEITLTDDPETVKEEATIALAQVERLTDVVERLLTNSRDPRTGSAVTFDLDEVIQQQLAEWRPAYRSAGRAIVSSGKRHLTAVGTPGAVAQVLAALIENSLMHGGGTVALRTRVTGNQAVIEVTDEGPGVPADLGARIFERTISGRNSTGIGLAVARDLAEADGGRLELLQTHPPVFGLFLSRTAPAHKGAQSTVR; encoded by the coding sequence GTGCGTCGTCGTCTTATTCAGTCCACGCTCGCCGTCGTGCTGGTGGTAATCGCCGTGTTCGGGGTCTCGCTGGTGATCGTGGAGACGCGGACGATCAGCAACAGCGCCCAGGAGCGGGTCGAGTCCGAGGCGGTCCGGCTGGCCAGCATCGTGGACAGCCGCATCCTCGCCGCCGAGAACGTGAACGCCGACGTGCTGCGCAATCCGGTCAGCAAGGACCAGTACGCGGTGATCCGGATGCCCGGCCGGACGCCGATCGAGATCGGCAGCAAGCCCGAGGGCGACGTCATCCACTCCACGCAGCACGGCGAGGAGGGCGAGACGGTCACCGTGCAGGAGCCCCGCTCCGCCGTGACCCGTGAGGTCGGCCGCACGCTGCTGATCATCGGCCTGGTCGCCCTGCTCGCCGTGATCGCCGCCGTCCTGCTCGCCGTACGCCAGGCCAACCGGCTCGCCTCCCCGCTCACCGACCTCGCCGAGACCGCCGAACGCCTCGGCTCGGGCGACCCCCGCCCCCGCCACAAGCGGTACTCCGTCCCCGAGCTGGACCGCGTCGCCGACGTGCTGGACTCCTCCGCCGAGCGCATCGGCCGGATGCTGACCGCCGAACGGCGCCTGGCCGCCGACGCCTCGCACCAGCTCCGGACGCCGCTGACCGCGCTGTCGATGCGCCTGGAGGAGATCACGCTCACCGACGACCCGGAGACGGTGAAGGAGGAGGCCACCATCGCGCTGGCGCAGGTGGAGCGGCTCACCGACGTGGTCGAGCGGCTGCTGACCAACTCGCGCGACCCCCGTACCGGCTCCGCCGTCACCTTCGACCTCGACGAGGTCATCCAGCAGCAGCTCGCCGAGTGGCGCCCCGCCTACCGCAGCGCGGGCCGGGCCATCGTCAGCTCCGGCAAGCGGCACCTCACGGCGGTCGGCACGCCCGGCGCCGTCGCGCAGGTGCTGGCGGCGCTGATCGAGAACTCGCTGATGCACGGCGGCGGCACCGTGGCCCTGCGCACCCGGGTCACCGGCAACCAGGCCGTGATCGAGGTCACCGACGAGGGCCCCGGAGTCCCGGCCGATCTCGGCGCACGGATCTTCGAGCGGACCATCAGCGGCCGCAACTCCACCGGCATCGGCCTCGCCGTCGCCCGCGACCTCGCCGAGGCCGACGGCGGACGGCTGGAGCTGCTTCAGACCCACCCGCCGGTGTTCGGGCTGTTCCTCTCCCGTACGGCCCCCGCCCACAAGGGCGCGCAGTCAACGGTCCGCTAG
- a CDS encoding GtrA family protein, translating into MERRSSGLQRLAREVAKFGAVGGAGVLVNLGVFNLVRHTSHLPVVRASIIATIVAIVFNYLGFRYWTYRDRDKGGRPRELMLFLVFSAIGLVIENGVLYLATYGFGWDTPLQSNVFKFVGIGVATLFRFWSYRTWVFRALPGEAGKEPVARHQPENPENSERVR; encoded by the coding sequence ATGGAACGTCGTTCCTCGGGGCTGCAACGGCTCGCCCGTGAGGTGGCCAAGTTCGGCGCGGTCGGAGGAGCCGGGGTCCTGGTCAACCTCGGTGTGTTCAACCTGGTCCGGCACACGTCCCACCTGCCCGTGGTGCGGGCCAGCATCATCGCCACGATCGTGGCCATCGTCTTCAACTACCTGGGCTTCCGCTACTGGACGTACCGGGACCGCGACAAGGGCGGGCGCCCGCGCGAGCTGATGCTGTTCCTGGTGTTCAGCGCGATCGGCCTGGTGATCGAGAACGGGGTGCTGTACCTCGCCACCTACGGGTTCGGCTGGGACACCCCGCTGCAGAGCAACGTCTTCAAGTTCGTCGGCATCGGCGTCGCGACGCTGTTCCGCTTCTGGTCGTACCGGACCTGGGTGTTCCGTGCGCTGCCCGGTGAAGCGGGCAAGGAGCCGGTGGCCCGGCACCAGCCGGAGAACCCGGAGAACTCCGAGCGGGTCCGCTAG
- a CDS encoding 5-(carboxyamino)imidazole ribonucleotide synthase, translating into MTFPVVGMVGGGQLARMTHEAGIPLGIRFKLLSDTPQDSAAQVVSEVVIGDYRDLDTLREFARGCDVITFDHEHVPTEHLKALEADGIPVRPGPDALVHAQDKGVMRAKLTEIGVPCPRHRIVRDPADVAAFAAEGDGFPVVLKTVRGGYDGKGVWVVDSEAEAAEPFRAGVPVLAEEKVDYVRELAANVVRSPHGQAVAYPVVESRQVAGVCDTVIAPAPDLDESLALHAEQMALNIAKELGVVGHLAVELFETRDGRVLVNELAMRPHNSGHWSMDGAITSQFANHVRAVLDLPLGDPRPRAPWTVMVNVLGGDYPDMYSAYLHCMARDPQLKIHMYGKDVKPGRKVGHVNTYGDDLDDVLERARHAAGYLRGTITE; encoded by the coding sequence GTGACGTTCCCGGTAGTCGGCATGGTCGGCGGGGGGCAGCTCGCGCGTATGACGCACGAGGCGGGCATCCCGTTGGGCATCAGGTTCAAGCTCCTCAGTGACACTCCCCAGGATTCCGCGGCGCAGGTCGTGAGCGAAGTCGTCATCGGCGACTACCGCGACCTCGACACGCTGCGTGAGTTCGCGCGCGGCTGTGACGTGATCACCTTCGATCACGAGCACGTGCCGACCGAGCATCTCAAGGCACTGGAGGCGGACGGCATCCCCGTCCGGCCAGGGCCCGACGCGCTCGTGCACGCCCAGGACAAGGGCGTGATGCGCGCGAAGCTCACGGAGATCGGCGTGCCCTGTCCGCGACACCGCATCGTGCGCGATCCGGCCGACGTGGCCGCCTTCGCGGCCGAGGGCGACGGCTTCCCCGTCGTCCTCAAGACCGTGCGCGGCGGCTACGACGGCAAGGGCGTGTGGGTCGTCGACTCCGAGGCGGAGGCCGCCGAGCCGTTCCGGGCGGGCGTCCCGGTGCTGGCCGAGGAGAAGGTCGACTACGTCCGCGAGCTGGCCGCCAACGTCGTACGCTCCCCGCACGGCCAGGCCGTCGCCTACCCGGTGGTGGAGTCCCGGCAGGTCGCCGGCGTGTGCGACACCGTGATCGCGCCCGCGCCCGACCTGGACGAGTCCCTCGCGCTGCACGCCGAGCAGATGGCGCTGAACATCGCCAAGGAACTCGGCGTCGTCGGCCACCTCGCGGTCGAGCTGTTCGAGACCCGTGACGGCCGTGTCCTCGTCAACGAGCTGGCGATGCGCCCGCACAACTCCGGCCACTGGTCGATGGACGGCGCGATCACCTCGCAGTTCGCCAACCACGTCCGCGCGGTCCTCGACCTCCCCCTCGGCGACCCGCGCCCCCGCGCGCCCTGGACGGTCATGGTCAACGTCCTCGGCGGCGACTACCCGGACATGTACTCCGCTTACCTGCACTGCATGGCTCGCGACCCCCAGCTCAAGATCCACATGTATGGCAAGGACGTGAAGCCCGGCCGCAAGGTGGGGCACGTCAACACGTACGGCGATGACCTGGACGACGTGCTGGAGCGCGCCCGTCACGCAGCCGGCTACCTGAGAGGCACGATCACCGAATGA
- the purE gene encoding 5-(carboxyamino)imidazole ribonucleotide mutase — protein sequence MSPVVGIVMGSDSDWPVMEAAAKALDEFEIPYEVDVVSAHRMPREMVAYGEHAAERGLKAIIAGAGGAAHLPGMLASVTPLPVIGVPVPLKYLDGMDSLLSIVQMPAGVPVATVSVGGARNAGLLAARMLAAHDEDLLQRMRDFQQELNDQATEKGKRLRSKVEGSAGFGFGK from the coding sequence ATGAGCCCCGTTGTTGGCATCGTCATGGGGTCGGACTCCGACTGGCCCGTCATGGAGGCCGCCGCCAAGGCCCTTGACGAGTTCGAGATCCCCTACGAGGTGGACGTCGTCTCCGCGCACCGGATGCCGCGCGAGATGGTCGCGTACGGGGAGCATGCCGCCGAGCGCGGGCTGAAGGCGATCATCGCGGGCGCGGGCGGCGCCGCCCACCTGCCCGGCATGCTCGCCTCGGTGACGCCGCTGCCGGTCATCGGCGTGCCGGTGCCGCTGAAGTACCTGGACGGCATGGACTCGCTGCTGTCGATCGTGCAGATGCCGGCCGGGGTGCCGGTCGCCACCGTCTCCGTCGGCGGTGCCCGCAACGCCGGTCTGCTGGCCGCCCGGATGCTCGCCGCGCACGACGAGGACCTCCTCCAGCGCATGCGCGACTTCCAGCAGGAGCTGAACGACCAGGCCACGGAGAAGGGCAAGCGCCTCCGCTCCAAGGTCGAGGGTTCGGCCGGCTTCGGATTCGGGAAGTAG
- a CDS encoding dipeptidase: MTFSDEARALLREFPVVDGHNDLPWALREQVAYDLGARDISAPQDAHLHTDLPRLREGGVGAQYWSVYVRSDLPDAVPATLEQIDCVTRLIERYPAELAPALTAADMEAARASGRIASLMGAEGGHSIANSLGTLRGLYALGVRYMTLTHNDNVDWADSATDAPKANGLTAFGREVVREMNRLGMLVDLSHVAATTMRDALDATSAPVIFSHSSSRAVCDHPRNVPDDVLERLPANGGMAMVTFVPKFVLQAAVDWTAAADDNMRAHGLHHLDTTEEGMKVHRAFEERNPRPVATVSTVADHLDHMREVAGIDHLGIGGDYDGTAFTPEGLNDVSGYPNLIAELLDRGWSKPDLAKLTWQNAVRVLGAAEDVARDLRATRPASHATIESLDG, translated from the coding sequence ATGACCTTTTCGGACGAAGCCCGCGCGCTGCTGCGGGAGTTCCCCGTCGTCGACGGCCACAACGACCTGCCGTGGGCGCTGCGTGAGCAGGTCGCCTACGACCTCGGGGCGCGCGACATCTCCGCCCCGCAGGACGCCCATCTGCACACCGACCTGCCGCGCCTGCGGGAAGGCGGCGTGGGTGCGCAGTACTGGTCGGTGTACGTCCGCTCGGACCTGCCCGACGCGGTGCCCGCCACGCTGGAGCAGATCGACTGCGTGACGCGGCTGATCGAGCGGTACCCGGCCGAGCTGGCGCCCGCGCTGACGGCCGCCGACATGGAGGCGGCCCGCGCCTCCGGCCGGATCGCCTCGCTGATGGGCGCCGAGGGCGGCCACTCCATCGCCAACTCCCTCGGCACGCTGCGCGGCCTGTACGCGCTCGGTGTGCGGTACATGACGCTCACCCACAACGACAACGTGGACTGGGCGGACTCCGCGACCGACGCGCCGAAGGCGAACGGTCTGACGGCCTTCGGCCGCGAGGTCGTGCGGGAGATGAACCGGCTCGGCATGCTGGTCGACCTCTCCCACGTCGCGGCGACGACGATGCGGGACGCGCTGGACGCCACCTCGGCGCCGGTGATCTTCTCGCACTCCTCCTCGCGTGCCGTGTGCGACCACCCGCGCAACGTCCCGGACGACGTGCTGGAGCGGCTGCCCGCCAACGGCGGCATGGCGATGGTGACCTTCGTGCCGAAGTTCGTCCTCCAGGCCGCCGTGGACTGGACGGCGGCCGCCGACGACAACATGCGCGCGCACGGCCTGCACCACCTCGACACCACCGAGGAGGGCATGAAGGTCCACCGGGCCTTCGAGGAGCGCAACCCGCGCCCCGTCGCCACGGTCTCCACGGTCGCGGACCACCTCGACCACATGCGCGAGGTCGCCGGCATCGACCACCTCGGCATCGGCGGCGACTACGACGGCACCGCGTTCACCCCGGAGGGTCTGAACGACGTCTCCGGCTACCCGAACCTGATCGCGGAGCTCCTCGACCGGGGCTGGTCCAAGCCGGACCTCGCCAAGCTGACCTGGCAGAACGCGGTCCGCGTACTGGGCGCGGCCGAGGACGTCGCCCGCGACCTCCGCGCCACCCGCCCGGCCTCCCACGCGACGATCGAGTCGCTGGACGGCTAG
- a CDS encoding alkene reductase: protein MTDFLAPARLGQLALPHHLVMAPLTRNRAEADGTPTPLMADYYAQRASAGLIIGEAATPNAVGQTYPDITALHTDRHTDGWRKITEAVGAAGGHMFLQLQHGGRVSHPATTGLTPVAPSAVPLPETIFTRQGHLPAPVPREMTPDDIRTTVADFASAARRAIDAGFEGVEVHSANGHLLHQFLAGNTNRRTDGYGGPPEHRVRFTAEVTEAVADAIGAERVGLRISPGGTVNGIQEDDTGTLYPALVHRVRGLGLAYLHLVRAEPGDELYRRLRADWPGTLIGNPVLTDLTTEAVTRAAREMLASGSDLVALGRPFISNPDLVERLRRGAPLNPLRERYLMYVGGADGYTDYPALVD, encoded by the coding sequence ATGACGGACTTCCTGGCCCCGGCCCGGCTGGGCCAACTCGCCCTCCCGCACCACCTGGTGATGGCCCCGCTCACCCGCAACCGCGCGGAGGCGGACGGCACCCCGACCCCGCTCATGGCCGACTACTACGCCCAGCGCGCCTCCGCCGGCCTCATCATCGGCGAGGCCGCGACGCCGAACGCGGTCGGCCAGACCTACCCGGACATCACCGCCCTCCACACCGACCGGCACACCGACGGCTGGCGCAAGATCACCGAGGCCGTGGGGGCCGCCGGCGGGCACATGTTCCTCCAGCTCCAGCACGGCGGCCGGGTCAGCCACCCGGCGACGACGGGGCTCACCCCCGTGGCGCCGTCCGCCGTGCCGCTCCCGGAGACGATCTTCACGCGGCAGGGGCACCTGCCCGCCCCCGTGCCCCGCGAGATGACGCCCGACGACATCCGGACCACGGTCGCCGACTTCGCCTCGGCCGCCCGGCGCGCGATCGACGCCGGATTCGAGGGCGTGGAGGTGCACTCGGCCAACGGGCATCTGCTGCACCAGTTCCTCGCCGGCAACACCAACCGCCGTACCGACGGCTACGGCGGCCCGCCCGAGCACCGGGTGCGCTTCACCGCGGAGGTGACCGAGGCGGTGGCCGACGCGATCGGCGCCGAGCGGGTGGGTCTGCGGATCTCACCGGGCGGCACGGTCAACGGCATCCAGGAGGACGACACCGGCACCCTGTACCCGGCACTCGTGCACCGCGTGCGCGGCCTGGGCCTCGCCTACCTGCACCTGGTGCGTGCCGAACCCGGCGACGAGCTGTACCGGCGGCTGCGCGCCGACTGGCCGGGCACGCTGATCGGCAACCCGGTGCTGACCGACCTCACCACCGAGGCGGTGACACGGGCGGCACGGGAGATGCTGGCTTCCGGATCGGACCTGGTCGCCCTCGGGCGCCCCTTCATCTCCAACCCGGACCTGGTCGAACGCCTGCGCCGGGGAGCCCCGCTCAACCCGCTCCGCGAGCGGTACCTGATGTACGTGGGCGGGGCCGACGGCTACACCGACTACCCCGCCCTCGTCGACTAG
- a CDS encoding MerR family transcriptional regulator, with translation MRIGELARRTGVSERSLRYYESHGLLSAERTAGGHREYPEAAVDRVVRIQELYAAGLHSERIRHLLPCMRDQDGGPSERATPRLLADLTEERARIDRLITDLHRTRDTLDGVIEAAEGE, from the coding sequence GTGCGGATCGGTGAGCTGGCCCGGCGGACCGGAGTGAGCGAGCGGTCGCTGCGCTATTACGAGAGCCACGGCCTGTTGTCGGCCGAGCGCACGGCCGGCGGCCACCGGGAGTACCCCGAGGCCGCCGTCGACCGTGTGGTCCGCATCCAGGAGCTCTACGCGGCCGGGCTGCACAGCGAGCGCATCCGCCATCTGCTGCCCTGCATGCGGGACCAGGACGGCGGCCCCTCGGAGCGGGCGACCCCGAGACTCCTGGCCGACCTCACCGAGGAACGCGCCCGCATCGACCGCCTGATCACCGACCTCCACCGCACCCGCGACACCCTGGACGGGGTCATCGAGGCGGCGGAGGGCGAGTGA
- a CDS encoding VOC family protein, which yields MALAKLGAIVLDCPDPEALARFYAGVLGGTVEVEQDGRWVDLHTPTGRTVAFQQAPGFVPPKWPAADASQQFHLDLTVDDLDEAERQILALGAKPLDTDAPGRSWRVYADPAGHPFCLCAS from the coding sequence ATGGCACTCGCCAAGCTGGGCGCGATCGTCCTGGACTGTCCCGACCCCGAGGCGCTGGCCCGTTTCTACGCCGGAGTCCTGGGCGGCACGGTGGAAGTGGAGCAGGACGGCCGCTGGGTGGACCTGCACACCCCCACCGGCCGGACCGTCGCCTTCCAGCAGGCCCCCGGTTTCGTCCCCCCGAAGTGGCCCGCCGCGGACGCCTCGCAGCAGTTCCACCTGGATCTCACGGTGGACGACCTCGACGAGGCCGAGCGGCAGATCCTCGCCCTCGGCGCCAAGCCCCTGGACACCGACGCCCCGGGCCGGTCCTGGCGCGTCTACGCCGACCCGGCAGGCCACCCGTTCTGCCTGTGCGCTTCCTGA
- a CDS encoding CGNR zinc finger domain-containing protein: MSERSVAPGGLALVESLVNTLDIESGRDTLDTAGGRAALGIGDGELDTARALRESLRAALLAHAGHPPHDEVTPLGELLARAPLYVAVDDSDGSAALAPADTGPLLSRVAAAVAGALVAGTWQRLKACEAPTCHWAYYDRSPAGRGRWCSMQVCGARAKMRRYRAKDR, encoded by the coding sequence ATGAGTGAGAGATCGGTCGCGCCAGGAGGTCTCGCCCTGGTGGAGTCCCTGGTCAACACCCTGGACATCGAGAGCGGCCGCGACACGCTGGACACGGCCGGGGGCCGCGCCGCGCTCGGGATCGGCGACGGCGAGCTGGACACCGCCCGCGCGCTGCGCGAGTCGCTGCGCGCCGCCCTCCTCGCGCACGCCGGGCACCCGCCCCACGACGAGGTCACCCCGCTCGGCGAGCTGCTGGCCCGGGCCCCGCTGTACGTCGCCGTCGACGACAGCGACGGCTCCGCCGCCCTCGCCCCGGCCGACACCGGCCCGCTGCTCTCCCGCGTGGCCGCCGCCGTCGCCGGGGCGCTGGTCGCGGGCACCTGGCAGCGGCTCAAGGCGTGCGAGGCGCCCACCTGCCACTGGGCCTACTACGACCGCAGCCCCGCCGGGCGGGGCCGCTGGTGCTCGATGCAGGTGTGCGGGGCGCGCGCGAAGATGCGCCGCTACCGCGCCAAGGACAGGTGA
- a CDS encoding UDP-glucose dehydrogenase family protein: MSLKITVIGTGYLGATHAAAMAELGFEVLGLDVVPEKIEMLERGETPMYEPGLDELLRAHVAGIEGSTGRLRFTTDFAEVAEFGDVHFVCVNTPQKHGEYACDMSYVDSAIASLAPHLRRPALVVGKSTVPVGSADRLAAYLAEHAPAGADAELAWNPEFLREGFAVKDTLHPDRIVVGVRGERAEKLLREVYATPVGEGTPFVVTDFPTAELVKTAANSFLATKISFINAMAEVCEAADGDVVKLAEAIGHDERIGKKFLRAGIGFGGGCLPKDIRAFMARAGELGADQALTFLREIDSINMRRRGQMVEMAREALGGGSFLGKRVAVLGATFKPDSDDVRDSPALNVAGQIHLQGGQVTVYDPKGMDNARRLFPTLGYAESARDAVRGADVVLHLTEWREFRELDPAELGEVAAARVVLDGRNALDPEPWRTAGWTYRAMGRPTA, translated from the coding sequence ATGAGCCTCAAGATCACCGTGATCGGCACCGGCTATCTCGGCGCCACACACGCCGCGGCCATGGCGGAACTCGGCTTCGAGGTCCTCGGGCTGGACGTGGTCCCGGAGAAGATCGAGATGCTGGAGCGCGGCGAGACCCCGATGTACGAGCCGGGACTCGACGAGCTGCTGCGCGCCCATGTGGCGGGCATCGAGGGCTCGACCGGCCGGCTGCGCTTCACCACCGACTTCGCCGAGGTCGCCGAGTTCGGCGACGTCCACTTCGTCTGCGTGAACACCCCGCAGAAGCACGGTGAGTACGCCTGCGACATGAGCTATGTCGACTCGGCCATCGCCTCCCTCGCCCCGCATCTGCGGCGCCCTGCGCTGGTGGTCGGCAAGTCGACGGTGCCGGTCGGGTCGGCCGACCGACTCGCCGCCTACCTCGCCGAGCACGCGCCCGCCGGGGCCGACGCCGAGCTGGCGTGGAACCCGGAGTTCCTGCGCGAGGGCTTCGCCGTCAAGGACACCCTGCACCCGGACCGGATCGTGGTCGGCGTGCGCGGGGAGCGGGCGGAGAAGCTGCTGCGCGAGGTGTACGCCACCCCGGTCGGCGAGGGCACCCCGTTCGTGGTGACCGACTTCCCGACCGCCGAGCTGGTGAAGACGGCAGCGAACTCCTTCCTCGCCACCAAGATCTCCTTCATCAACGCGATGGCGGAGGTGTGCGAGGCCGCCGACGGCGACGTGGTGAAGCTCGCGGAGGCCATCGGGCACGACGAGCGGATCGGGAAGAAGTTCCTGCGCGCCGGGATCGGCTTCGGCGGCGGCTGCCTACCCAAGGACATCCGCGCCTTCATGGCGCGCGCCGGTGAGCTGGGCGCGGACCAGGCGCTCACCTTCCTGCGGGAGATCGACTCCATCAACATGCGCCGGCGCGGCCAGATGGTGGAGATGGCCCGTGAGGCGCTCGGCGGCGGCTCGTTCCTCGGCAAGCGGGTCGCGGTGCTCGGCGCCACCTTCAAGCCCGACTCCGACGACGTCCGGGACTCGCCCGCGCTGAACGTCGCCGGCCAGATACACCTCCAGGGCGGCCAGGTCACGGTGTACGACCCGAAGGGCATGGACAACGCCCGCAGGCTGTTCCCGACGCTGGGCTACGCCGAGTCGGCGCGCGACGCGGTGCGCGGCGCCGACGTGGTGCTGCACCTGACCGAGTGGCGGGAGTTCCGCGAGCTGGACCCGGCGGAGCTGGGCGAGGTCGCCGCGGCGCGGGTGGTGCTGGACGGGCGCAACGCGCTGGACCCGGAGCCGTGGCGCACGGCCGGCTGGACGTACCGGGCGATGGGCCGCCCGACCGCGTAA
- a CDS encoding acyl-CoA dehydrogenase: MAGSADFDLYRPSEEHDMLRDSVRSLVEAKIAPFAAAVDEEARFPQEALDALVAGDLHAVHVPEEYGGAGADALATVIVIEEVARACVSSSLIPAVNKLGSLPVILSGSEALKKKYLGPLAKGDAMFSYCLSEPDAGSDAAGMKTKAVRDGDFWVLNGVKRWITNAGVSDYYTVMAVTDPSKRSKGISAFVVEKSDEGVSFGAPEKKLGIKGSPTREVYFDNVRIPADRMIGEEGTGFATAMKTLDHTRITIAAQALGVAQGALDYAKGYVQERKQFGKPIADFQGIQFMLADMAMKIAAARALTYQAAAASERVDADLTFQGAAAKCFASDVAMEVTTDAVQLLGGYGYTRDYPVERMMRDAKITQIYEGTNQVQRIVMARNLPK; this comes from the coding sequence GTGGCCGGATCGGCTGACTTCGACCTGTACCGCCCGTCCGAGGAGCACGACATGCTCCGCGACAGCGTCCGTTCGCTGGTCGAGGCGAAGATCGCGCCGTTCGCCGCCGCCGTGGACGAGGAGGCCCGCTTCCCCCAGGAGGCGCTGGACGCCCTCGTCGCGGGCGACCTGCACGCGGTCCACGTCCCGGAGGAGTACGGCGGCGCCGGCGCCGACGCGCTCGCCACGGTCATCGTGATCGAGGAGGTGGCCCGCGCCTGCGTCTCCTCCTCCCTGATCCCGGCCGTGAACAAGCTCGGCTCCCTCCCGGTGATCCTCTCCGGCTCCGAGGCGCTGAAGAAGAAGTACCTGGGCCCGCTCGCCAAGGGCGACGCGATGTTCTCGTACTGCCTCTCCGAGCCGGACGCCGGTTCGGACGCGGCCGGCATGAAGACCAAGGCGGTCCGCGACGGCGACTTCTGGGTGCTCAACGGCGTGAAGCGCTGGATCACCAACGCGGGCGTCTCCGACTACTACACGGTGATGGCCGTCACCGACCCGAGCAAGCGCTCCAAGGGCATCTCCGCCTTCGTCGTGGAGAAGTCGGACGAGGGTGTGTCCTTCGGCGCCCCGGAGAAGAAGCTCGGCATCAAGGGCTCCCCGACCCGCGAGGTCTACTTCGACAACGTCCGCATCCCCGCCGACCGCATGATCGGCGAGGAGGGCACCGGCTTCGCCACCGCGATGAAGACGCTGGACCACACCCGCATCACCATCGCCGCCCAGGCCCTCGGTGTCGCCCAGGGCGCCCTGGACTACGCCAAGGGCTACGTCCAGGAGCGCAAGCAGTTCGGCAAGCCGATCGCCGACTTCCAGGGCATCCAGTTCATGCTGGCCGACATGGCGATGAAGATCGCCGCCGCCCGCGCCCTGACCTACCAGGCCGCGGCCGCCTCCGAGCGCGTCGACGCCGACCTCACCTTCCAGGGCGCGGCCGCCAAGTGCTTCGCCTCGGACGTGGCGATGGAGGTCACCACCGACGCCGTCCAGCTCCTCGGCGGCTACGGCTACACCCGTGACTACCCGGTGGAGCGCATGATGCGCGACGCCAAGATCACCCAGATCTACGAGGGCACCAACCAGGTCCAGCGGATCGTGATGGCCCGCAACCTGCCGAAGTAG